A single Anopheles funestus chromosome 2RL, idAnoFuneDA-416_04, whole genome shotgun sequence DNA region contains:
- the LOC125766607 gene encoding luciferin sulfotransferase-like, which yields MSFEYTEITDPQYVQNKEQTGEEDYIMVRAKQYADVPVSIPNWEPPAYCYTNRFQNYEKDLLGMEVFPDDVWVASYPKSGTTWCQEMVWLICNDLNFEAARAESLRTRFPFLDVSLIHDAKMSSFERVQQTPRPRFIKTHLPVSMLPKQYWSVKPKTVYIKRNPKSVAVSYFHHSRGIFYRGTMDTFVRSFVREHQFYSPYHAHVIGYHELHDCDNILHLSYEDMKRDLPAVVSKVCQFFGKSYNEQQLGKLYEHLSFKSMRENKACNYEDANQPREEEDRFIRKGELESWKQELTTELIEILDRWTMEKTPNIQHRQLFE from the exons ATGTCTTTTGAATATACGGAAATCACGGATCCACAGTACGTgcaaaataaagaacaaacTGGTGAAGAGGACTACATCATGGTACGCGCGAAACAGTACGCCGATGTGCCTGTTTCTATTCCCAACTGGGAACCACCGGCTTATTGTTACACAAATAG ATTTCAGAACTACGAGAAAGATCTGCTCGGGATGGAAGTGTTTCCAGACGATGTATGGGTAGCATCGTATCCAAAGAGTGGAACCACATGGTGCCAGGAGATGGTTTGGTTGATTTGCAATGATCTTAACTTTGAAGCAGCACGTGCAGAATCGTTACGTACACGGTTTCCCTTTCTCGA TGTTAGTTTAATCCACGACGCAAAGATGAGCTCGTTTGAACGTGTGCAGCAGACACCTCGTCCTCGCTTTATTAAGACACACCTGCCAGTGTCAATGCTACCGAAGCAGTACTGGAGTGTAAAACCGAAAACCGTGTACATCAAGCGCAACCCAAAATCAGTGGCCGTTTCATACTTTCATCATTCTCGCGGGATCTTCTACCGTGGCACAATGGATACTTTCGTGCGATCGTTTGTGCGAGAGCATCAGTTTTATTCACCATATCATGCTCATGTCATTGGGTACCATGAACTGCACGACTGCGACAATATACTTCATCTTTCGTACGAGGATATGAAGCGTGATCTTCCGGCAGTCGTTAGTAAGGTGTGTCAGTTTTTCGGTAAGTCCTACAACGAGCAACAGTTGGGAAAATTGTACGAGCATCTCTCGTTCAAATCGATGCGCGAGAATAAGGCTTGCAACTATGAAGATGCAAATCAACCACGAGAGGAAGAGGATCGATTTATTCGGAAAGGCGAGCTGGAAAGCTGGAAACAGGAACTGACCACAGAACTGATTGAGATACTCGATCGGTGGACTATGGAAAAGACTCCAAATATTCAACATAGACAATTGTTTGAATGA
- the LOC125766611 gene encoding uncharacterized protein LOC125766611 has protein sequence MGSNRCILFATVAIHILLVAVAGSKMVLQENLRSQVLDRYDGMLISSGAIPSNELWMLGLRLLQLVDIQAILLHGSSIVISNRLFSDPYSRHLNGMSHLWAALTCCCLVTNLFAMVLFFRFVETTYNTLQDSLYGGMEMYQFDTIWSEFWNELQTHSHCCGVQNYSDWQGMLWETAEKEAQFRRLLLSDDSSSSRSDSRTVVLVPISCCRNRHHCMGERITLGVTELLRSVALDAMDIINHTGCFDVMRSGLIRTVRMITILDVILCSMQLGTIFLMRILFSANRNFQSNTII, from the exons ATGGGTTCGAATCGATGTATATTGTTCGCAACCGTTGCTATACACATTCTGCTAGTAGCTGTGGCCGGTTCGAAAATGGTGCTGCAAGAAAACCTTCGATCGCAAGTGTTAGACCGGTACGATGGAATGCTGATTAGTAGTGGTGCAATCCCGTCAAATGAGCTCTGGATGCTAGGCTTACGACTACTCCAGCTTGTCGACATTCAGGCGATACTACTGCACGGTTCTTCCATCGTCATTTCGAACCGTTTATTCAGCGATCCATACAGTCGACACTTGAATGGAATGTCGCACCTGTGGGCGGCTCTAACATGCTGCTGTCTCGTAACGAATCTGTTCGCAATGGtccttttctttcgatttgtCGAAACCACATACAACACACTGCAGGATTCCCTCTACGGTGGGATGGAAATGTATCAATTTGACACAATCTGGAGTGAATTTTGGAACGAACTACAAACGCACTCCCATTGCTGTGGTGTGCAAAATTATTCCGATTGGCAAGGGATGTTGTGGGAAACAGCAGAAAAGGAGGCTCAATTTAGAAG gCTATTACTCTCagacgacagcagcagcagcaggagtgATAGTAGAACAGTTGTACTCGTTCCAATTAGCTGCTGCCGGAACCGCCACCACTGCATGGGCGAACGCATCACTCTGGGTGTTACTGAGCTACTTCGATCGGTTGCCCTGGATGCCATGGACATCATCAATCATACTGGTTGCTTCGATGTAATGCGAAGTGGCTTGATACGCACTGTACGCATGATCACTATATTGGATGTGATCCTCTGCTCGATGCAG CTTGGTACAATCTTTTTGATGAGAATATTATTTTCCGCTAACCGAAACTTTCAATCCAACACGATCATTTGA